In Fusobacterium periodonticum ATCC 33693, a single genomic region encodes these proteins:
- a CDS encoding Tex family protein, which translates to MEKIYKIVAEELKIPVDKVENTIKLLDDGATIPFVARYRKEITGNLDEVQIGDILQKVEYLRNLEERKEEVIRLIEEQGKLTDELRNSIVEAKILQEVEDIYFPYRKKKKTKADIAKERGLEPLAEKFYTANNLEEIQNLAKDFITGEVPTVEDAVEGAMLIIAQNISEKAEYRERIREIYLKSSIIEAKASKKAAELDEKKVYNDYYEYSEKIDKMASHRILAVNRGEKEDILTVHLRLEDSDREKIENMILKEFPKNNLVATYKEIIKDSLDRLIIPSIEREVRNALTERAEIESIAVFKDNLKNLLLQAPLKEKNVLALDPGYRTGCKVAVIDKYGFYRENTVFFLVEAMHNPKQIEDAKKKFLALVKKYEIDIVSIGNGTASRETETFVANIIKENKLNLKYLIVNEAGASVYSASKIAAEEFPDLDVTVRGAISIGRRIQDPLAELVKIDPKSIGVGMYQHDVNQSKLDESLDNVISHVVNNVGANINTASWALLSHISGIKKTVAKNIVEYRKENGNFKNRKEILKVKGVGPKAYEQMAGFLVIPEGENILDNTVIHPESYAIAEALLEKIGFSLEKYNNELNEARERLKSFDYKKFAEENNFGAETVKDVYEALLKDRRDPRDDFEKPLLKSDILNIDNLEVGMELEGTVRNVVKFGAFVDIGLKNDALLHISEISNKYIDDPSKVLAVGQIIKVRIKDVDKDRGRVGLTKKEQN; encoded by the coding sequence ATGGAAAAAATTTATAAAATTGTAGCTGAAGAATTAAAAATTCCAGTTGATAAAGTTGAAAACACAATAAAACTTTTAGATGATGGAGCTACTATACCTTTTGTTGCAAGATATAGAAAAGAAATAACAGGAAATTTAGATGAAGTACAAATAGGAGATATTCTACAAAAGGTTGAATATTTAAGAAATTTAGAAGAAAGAAAAGAAGAAGTTATAAGACTTATTGAAGAACAAGGAAAATTAACAGATGAATTAAGAAACAGCATAGTAGAAGCAAAAATTCTACAAGAAGTTGAAGATATTTATTTTCCATATAGAAAGAAAAAGAAAACAAAGGCTGATATTGCTAAGGAAAGAGGTTTAGAACCACTAGCTGAAAAATTCTATACAGCTAATAATTTAGAAGAAATTCAAAACCTAGCAAAAGACTTTATAACAGGAGAAGTTCCTACAGTTGAAGATGCAGTAGAAGGAGCTATGCTTATAATAGCACAAAATATTTCTGAAAAAGCTGAATATAGAGAAAGAATAAGAGAAATATATTTAAAATCTTCTATCATAGAAGCAAAAGCTAGTAAAAAAGCAGCAGAATTAGATGAAAAGAAAGTTTACAATGACTATTATGAATATAGTGAAAAAATTGATAAGATGGCTTCTCATAGAATACTAGCAGTAAATAGAGGAGAAAAAGAAGATATATTAACAGTTCATCTAAGACTAGAAGATAGTGATAGAGAAAAAATTGAAAATATGATTCTTAAAGAATTCCCTAAAAATAATTTAGTTGCAACTTACAAAGAAATCATAAAAGATTCTTTAGATAGATTAATAATTCCATCTATTGAAAGAGAAGTTAGAAATGCTTTAACTGAAAGAGCTGAAATTGAGTCAATAGCAGTATTTAAAGATAACTTGAAAAATCTACTTTTACAAGCACCTTTAAAAGAAAAAAATGTCCTAGCACTTGACCCAGGATACAGAACAGGTTGTAAAGTAGCTGTTATAGACAAATATGGTTTTTATAGAGAAAACACAGTATTTTTCTTAGTTGAAGCTATGCATAACCCAAAACAAATTGAAGATGCTAAAAAGAAATTTTTAGCCTTAGTTAAAAAATATGAAATAGATATTGTCAGCATAGGAAATGGAACTGCTTCAAGAGAAACAGAAACTTTTGTTGCCAATATAATAAAAGAAAATAAATTAAATTTAAAATACTTGATAGTAAATGAAGCAGGAGCTTCAGTTTACTCAGCATCTAAGATAGCAGCTGAAGAATTTCCTGATCTAGATGTAACAGTAAGAGGAGCTATTTCAATAGGAAGAAGAATACAAGATCCACTTGCTGAACTTGTAAAAATAGATCCTAAGTCTATAGGTGTTGGAATGTATCAACATGACGTAAACCAATCTAAATTAGATGAGTCTTTGGATAATGTAATAAGCCATGTTGTTAACAATGTTGGAGCTAATATTAACACAGCTTCTTGGGCATTACTTTCACATATTTCAGGTATTAAAAAAACTGTTGCCAAGAATATAGTTGAATACAGAAAAGAAAATGGTAACTTTAAAAATAGAAAAGAAATCTTAAAAGTTAAAGGTGTAGGACCTAAAGCATATGAACAAATGGCTGGTTTCTTAGTTATACCAGAAGGTGAAAATATTTTAGATAACACAGTTATCCACCCTGAGTCTTATGCTATAGCTGAAGCCTTATTAGAAAAAATAGGATTTAGCTTAGAAAAATACAATAATGAACTAAATGAAGCAAGAGAAAGATTAAAATCTTTTGATTATAAGAAGTTTGCTGAGGAAAATAATTTTGGAGCAGAAACTGTAAAAGACGTCTACGAAGCACTATTGAAAGATAGAAGAGACCCAAGAGATGACTTTGAAAAACCACTTTTAAAATCTGATATTTTAAATATTGATAACTTAGAAGTTGGAATGGAACTTGAAGGAACAGTTAGAAACGTTGTTAAATTTGGAGCCTTTGTAGATATAGGTCTAAAAAATGATGCCCTTTTACATATTTCAGAAATTTCAAATAAATATATAGATGATCCAAGTAAAGTTTTAGCAGTTGGACAGATTATTAAAGTGAGAATTAAAGATGTTGATAAAGACAGAGGAAGAGTTGGCTTAACAAAGAAGGAGCAGAATTAA
- a CDS encoding type III restriction-modification system endonuclease translates to MKIKFEENLEYQLEAINSITDIFSGQETAKTVFTVEKTNNPQLSITINENELGAGNKLSLLPEDVLKNLNNIQTRNGLAKTDKLVKSNYNFSIEMETGTGKTYVYLRTIMELNKKYGFTKFIIVVPSLAIKEGVYKTLQITEEHFKSLYENTPYDYFIYDSKKINMIRNFAVNDNIQILIINIDSFNKDTNIINQERDQANGHRPIDYISQCDPIVIVDEPQNMESEIAKKAISELNPLCTLRYSATHKEKYNPVFKLDSIAAYEKKLVKQIEVATVGVTKNTNTEYIKVVNIKASKTGVTAKIELDIKNKSGITRKEISIKHGDILSEKAKRDIYDGYIVNEITYNEAEPSKSFIDFGKVRLTVGQVNGGQDPDVIKRAQIRKTIQEHFEKQLALKSKEIKVLSLFFIDRVANYRTYDPETGEAKKGKYALMFEEEYNALIKSGKYPGFGNASTAHDGYFSADKKKTKSGVEYNEFKDTKGNTNADNDTFTKIMKDKERLLSFDEPLAFIFSHSALKEGWDNPNVFQICTLNETSSEMKKRQEIGRGLRIAVNQEGERVRGFDVNTLTVMANEAYEQFVDSLQKEMEKEENIKFGVVEDFVFTNIVIKIENGKEVYLGHEKSKEIYEDLIRREYIDENGNVKEKLKRDLDEGKLELAEEFKNIKESIFKKLKSTTGKLVIKNADERKKINLNKEVFLSEDFKELWDRVKYKTTYQVNFNSEKLINECIKNLDEGIYIPAEKLIYDKKKIAITKGGIEETGAYEIEENLEITTKYKLPDIITYLQNETNLTRKSIVNILTRSKTLDSFKKNPQSYLEQAANIIKGSMKAFIVDGIKYEKIGDVEYYSQELFKNSEIFGYLKDEMSKQGNMVETGKTPYSSIIIDSEVEREFAKGLEKNGNVKVYTKLPDWFKIPTPLGYYNPDWAILVKDENKEEEKLYFVIETKGSTDKNKRRDVENLKIDCGKKHFEALQVDYADCVNINDFKKEIDKVKEKNQNN, encoded by the coding sequence ATGAAAATTAAATTTGAAGAGAATTTAGAATATCAGTTGGAAGCAATAAACTCTATAACTGATATATTTTCAGGACAAGAAACAGCTAAGACTGTATTCACAGTAGAAAAGACAAATAATCCTCAATTAAGTATAACAATTAATGAAAATGAATTGGGAGCTGGAAATAAACTTTCATTACTTCCAGAAGATGTTTTAAAAAACTTGAATAATATTCAAACTAGAAATGGTTTAGCTAAAACAGACAAATTAGTTAAAAGTAACTATAATTTTTCTATTGAAATGGAAACAGGAACAGGAAAAACTTATGTATATTTAAGAACAATAATGGAATTAAATAAAAAATATGGTTTTACAAAATTTATTATAGTTGTTCCTTCACTAGCAATAAAAGAAGGAGTGTATAAAACACTTCAAATAACAGAAGAACATTTTAAGAGTTTATATGAAAATACTCCTTATGATTATTTCATATATGATTCTAAAAAAATAAATATGATAAGAAACTTTGCAGTAAATGATAATATTCAAATTTTGATTATTAATATAGATTCTTTTAATAAAGATACAAATATTATCAATCAAGAAAGAGATCAAGCTAATGGACATAGACCAATAGACTATATTAGTCAATGTGACCCAATAGTAATAGTGGATGAACCACAAAATATGGAAAGTGAAATAGCTAAAAAAGCAATAAGTGAGCTAAATCCTTTATGTACACTAAGATATTCAGCTACACATAAAGAAAAATACAATCCAGTATTTAAATTAGATTCAATAGCTGCTTATGAGAAGAAACTAGTAAAACAAATAGAAGTGGCAACAGTTGGAGTTACTAAAAATACAAATACTGAATATATAAAAGTTGTCAATATAAAAGCTAGTAAAACTGGAGTTACAGCTAAAATAGAACTTGATATAAAAAATAAATCTGGAATTACTAGAAAAGAAATCAGTATAAAACATGGTGATATTTTAAGTGAGAAAGCTAAAAGAGATATCTATGATGGCTATATTGTAAATGAGATTACATACAATGAAGCTGAGCCATCTAAATCTTTTATAGATTTTGGAAAAGTGAGATTAACAGTAGGACAAGTAAATGGTGGACAAGATCCAGATGTAATAAAAAGAGCACAAATTAGAAAAACAATTCAAGAGCATTTTGAAAAACAACTTGCTTTGAAATCTAAAGAAATAAAAGTTTTATCACTTTTCTTCATAGATAGAGTTGCAAACTATAGAACATATGATCCAGAGACAGGTGAAGCTAAAAAAGGTAAGTATGCTCTAATGTTTGAAGAAGAGTACAATGCTCTTATAAAATCAGGAAAATATCCAGGATTTGGAAATGCTTCTACAGCACACGATGGATATTTTTCAGCTGATAAGAAGAAAACAAAAAGTGGGGTAGAATACAATGAATTTAAAGATACAAAAGGTAATACAAACGCTGATAATGATACATTTACTAAGATAATGAAAGACAAGGAAAGACTTTTAAGTTTTGATGAGCCTTTGGCCTTTATTTTCTCACACTCAGCTTTAAAAGAAGGATGGGATAATCCTAATGTATTCCAAATTTGTACTTTGAATGAAACAAGTTCTGAAATGAAAAAAAGGCAAGAAATAGGAAGAGGACTTAGAATAGCTGTAAACCAAGAAGGTGAAAGAGTTAGAGGTTTTGATGTAAATACGTTGACAGTAATGGCAAATGAAGCCTATGAACAGTTTGTTGACTCTTTACAAAAAGAAATGGAAAAAGAAGAAAATATAAAATTTGGAGTTGTAGAAGACTTTGTTTTTACAAACATTGTAATAAAAATTGAAAATGGAAAAGAAGTTTATCTTGGACATGAAAAATCAAAAGAAATATATGAAGATTTAATAAGAAGAGAATATATTGATGAAAATGGTAATGTCAAAGAAAAATTAAAAAGAGATTTAGATGAAGGTAAATTAGAATTAGCAGAAGAATTTAAAAATATAAAAGAAAGTATTTTTAAGAAATTAAAATCTACTACTGGAAAGCTAGTTATAAAAAATGCTGATGAGAGAAAGAAAATAAACTTAAACAAAGAGGTATTTTTAAGTGAAGATTTTAAAGAACTTTGGGATAGAGTAAAATACAAAACTACATATCAGGTAAATTTTAACAGTGAAAAACTAATAAATGAATGTATAAAGAATTTAGATGAAGGAATCTATATTCCAGCTGAAAAACTTATATATGATAAGAAAAAAATAGCTATTACAAAAGGTGGAATAGAAGAAACTGGAGCTTATGAAATAGAAGAAAATCTAGAGATTACTACTAAATATAAGTTACCTGATATAATTACTTATTTACAAAATGAAACAAACCTTACAAGAAAAAGTATAGTAAATATTTTAACTAGGTCTAAAACTCTAGATAGCTTTAAGAAAAATCCGCAATCTTATCTAGAACAAGCTGCAAATATAATAAAGGGAAGTATGAAAGCTTTCATAGTTGATGGTATCAAATATGAAAAAATAGGCGATGTTGAGTATTACTCACAAGAATTATTTAAAAATAGTGAAATTTTTGGCTATCTTAAAGATGAAATGAGTAAACAAGGAAATATGGTAGAAACTGGAAAAACACCATATAGTAGCATTATTATAGATTCAGAGGTAGAAAGAGAATTTGCAAAAGGATTAGAAAAGAACGGAAATGTTAAAGTTTATACAAAACTTCCAGATTGGTTTAAGATACCAACTCCATTAGGATATTATAATCCAGATTGGGCAATACTAGTAAAAGACGAAAATAAAGAAGAAGAAAAATTATACTTTGTTATAGAGACCAAAGGATCTACTGATAAAAATAAAAGAAGAGATGTAGAAAATTTAAAAATTGATTGTGGAAAGAAACATTTTGAAGCATTACAAGTTGATTATGCAGATTGTGTAAATATAAATGATTTTAAAAAAGAGATTGATAAGGTAAAAGAAAAAAATCAAAATAATTAA
- a CDS encoding DNA methyltransferase, with protein sequence MQSGFLPPKNIQNYSVGTIELKKIFDDKKIFEYPKSTEYLKYLVAIGVKIDDIILDFFSGSATTAHSVMQLNAEDGGNRKYIMVQLPELCDEDSEAYKAGYKNICEIGKERIRRAGEKIKSDESLPLENREKLDVGFKVFKLDSSNIKEWDTDTENLQQTLLDSIENIKSDRSSLDVLYEILLKYGLDLNIPIEENKNFYSIGGGSLLVSLNKEINNEVINSICEEYKKLQEIDKEFKTTVILRDNSFKDDEGKTNAIKKLEQVGISEIRSI encoded by the coding sequence ATGCAATCAGGATTTTTACCTCCTAAAAATATTCAAAATTATAGTGTTGGAACAATAGAATTAAAAAAAATATTTGATGATAAAAAAATATTTGAATATCCTAAGTCAACAGAATATTTAAAATATTTGGTAGCAATAGGAGTAAAAATAGATGACATAATTTTAGATTTCTTCTCAGGTTCAGCAACAACAGCACATTCAGTAATGCAATTAAATGCTGAAGATGGAGGAAATAGAAAATACATAATGGTACAATTACCTGAATTGTGTGATGAGGATTCAGAAGCATATAAAGCGGGATATAAAAATATCTGTGAAATAGGAAAAGAAAGAATAAGAAGAGCGGGAGAAAAGATAAAATCAGATGAAAGTCTCCCATTAGAAAATAGAGAAAAATTAGATGTAGGTTTTAAAGTGTTTAAGTTAGATTCATCAAACATAAAAGAATGGGATACAGATACAGAAAACTTACAACAAACATTGTTAGATTCAATAGAAAATATAAAATCAGATAGAAGTTCATTAGATGTTCTATATGAAATTCTATTAAAATATGGACTAGACTTAAATATTCCAATAGAAGAAAATAAGAACTTCTACTCAATAGGTGGAGGAAGTCTGTTAGTAAGTTTGAATAAGGAAATAAATAACGAAGTAATAAATTCAATATGTGAAGAATACAAGAAATTACAAGAAATAGATAAAGAATTTAAAACAACAGTGATATTAAGAGATAACTCATTTAAAGATGATGAAGGTAAGACAAATGCAATAAAGAAGTTGGAACAAGTTGGAATAAGTGAAATTAGGAGTATATAG
- a CDS encoding site-specific DNA-methyltransferase, with translation MEKLNGTSMDLIQENVKKLKEIFPEIFTEDQVDLDLLGELLSNGGGYRKLDTSKERYSLTWNGKSRARQIAQEVSTGTLRPAKEESKNWDSTENIYIEGDNLEVLKLLQKSYHGKIKMIYIDPPYNTGKDFVYKDNFTDNIENYKKVTGQVSEEGTKLTTNTDTDGRYHSNWLNMMYPRLKLARNLLTDDGVIFISIDDNEQANLKKICDEIFGEENFIGLISNVTGASQNGEGVILQKNIEYCIVYCKKIEGEILNKIDKASEEYRNLSDSPSSLITRPDMGYTIYYNEKTGDIIPLKDYKKESIYLNEEKLVYIDNLELLKKRIYKNQTREEKWAIT, from the coding sequence ATGGAAAAACTAAATGGAACAAGTATGGATTTAATTCAAGAAAATGTTAAAAAGTTAAAAGAAATTTTTCCAGAGATATTTACCGAAGACCAAGTAGATCTGGATTTGCTAGGGGAGCTTTTATCTAATGGGGGGGGGTATAGAAAATTAGATACTTCTAAGGAGAGGTATTCTCTAACTTGGAATGGAAAATCAAGAGCAAGACAAATTGCACAAGAAGTAAGTACAGGAACATTAAGACCAGCTAAAGAAGAATCAAAGAATTGGGATAGTACAGAAAATATTTATATAGAAGGAGATAATTTAGAAGTACTAAAATTATTACAAAAATCGTATCATGGAAAAATAAAAATGATATACATTGATCCTCCATATAATACGGGAAAAGACTTCGTATATAAAGATAATTTTACAGATAATATAGAAAATTATAAAAAAGTAACAGGACAGGTAAGTGAGGAAGGAACTAAGCTAACAACAAATACAGATACAGATGGAAGATATCATTCAAATTGGTTAAATATGATGTATCCAAGACTAAAGTTAGCAAGAAATTTATTAACAGATGATGGAGTGATATTTATATCAATAGATGATAATGAACAAGCAAATTTAAAAAAGATATGTGATGAGATATTTGGAGAAGAAAACTTTATAGGGCTTATCTCTAATGTTACAGGAGCTAGTCAAAATGGAGAAGGAGTAATTTTACAAAAAAATATAGAATATTGTATTGTGTATTGTAAAAAAATAGAGGGAGAAATTTTGAATAAGATTGATAAAGCTTCTGAAGAATATAGAAATTTATCAGATTCACCATCTTCTCTGATAACAAGACCAGATATGGGGTATACAATATACTATAATGAAAAAACAGGCGATATAATTCCTTTAAAAGATTATAAAAAAGAAAGTATATATCTTAATGAAGAAAAATTAGTATATATTGATAATTTAGAATTATTAAAAAAAAGGATATATAAAAATCAGACCAGGGAAGAAAAATGGGCAATTACATAG
- a CDS encoding Abi family protein, with the protein MNDIEKIAINTRSNVVKKPTTIEEQIELLKSREVAIEDESFAKKFLRIHNYYSVTGYLHPYKTIDGKYKNISFNEIAIQIRFDMRLREICMYALDIIEKGLKTIIAYEFSHNYENGNIAYAYSLYFPNNEDKHTRLMGHYNVSLNNNKELPYVKHNMKTYGILPTWVAIELFTLGNIEKFFYMLDTNTKKKIESIIGFPKNKIQNWIENLRIFRNMVAHNQRLYNFSILSMPKKAKEYNKQTGKIFDYVIVMKYLFLDNEDWNTYVLPRLEYIFDDFKDNIDLKCIGFPDDWKNILTK; encoded by the coding sequence ATGAATGATATTGAAAAAATAGCAATAAATACAAGAAGTAATGTTGTAAAGAAACCAACAACAATAGAAGAGCAAATAGAACTTCTAAAAAGTAGGGAAGTTGCTATAGAAGATGAAAGTTTTGCAAAAAAATTTTTAAGAATTCATAATTATTATTCTGTTACAGGATATCTTCATCCTTACAAAACAATTGATGGTAAATATAAAAATATAAGTTTTAATGAAATAGCAATTCAAATAAGATTTGATATGAGATTAAGAGAAATATGTATGTATGCCTTAGATATTATTGAGAAAGGATTAAAAACAATAATTGCCTATGAATTTTCTCATAATTATGAAAATGGGAATATAGCCTATGCTTATTCTTTATATTTTCCAAATAATGAAGATAAACATACTAGATTAATGGGACACTATAATGTTTCATTGAATAATAATAAGGAATTGCCATATGTAAAACATAATATGAAAACTTATGGAATTTTACCTACTTGGGTTGCTATAGAATTATTTACTCTTGGAAATATAGAGAAATTTTTCTATATGTTAGATACTAATACTAAGAAAAAAATAGAGAGTATTATAGGTTTTCCCAAAAATAAAATTCAAAATTGGATAGAGAACTTAAGAATATTTAGAAATATGGTAGCTCATAATCAAAGATTGTATAATTTTTCTATTTTATCAATGCCAAAAAAGGCAAAAGAATATAATAAACAAACTGGAAAGATATTTGATTATGTTATTGTAATGAAATATTTATTTTTAGATAATGAAGATTGGAATACTTATGTTTTACCGAGACTTGAGTATATTTTTGATGATTTTAAAGATAATATTGATTTAAAATGCATTGGTTTTCCAGATGATTGGAAAAATATTTTAACTAAATAA
- a CDS encoding site-specific DNA-methyltransferase, with amino-acid sequence MIYIDPPYNTGKDFVYKDNFRANIENYKKVTGQVSEEGTKLTTNTDTDGRYHSNWLNMMYPRLKLARNLLTDDGVIFISIDDSEQANLKKLCDEIFGEENFVADFIRKGFGGRQDSQYYAVIHEYVLCYVKNKSFFVSGKIIKKDEKYPFYDEKKNKFYKVQLLRKWGENSKRQDRPNLYYSIMDPDGNEHYPKLSESEDGCWRWGKEKMQESIKNGFIEFKKRDKEWVAYEKIFEPILGEEKTQLYTTIIENISNNTGASLLKLLFEEKIFNYPKPVDLIKNLLLIGGINKNSIILDFFSGSATTAHSVMQLNAEDGGNRKYIMVQLPELCDEDSEAYKAGYKNICEIGKERIRRAGEKIKLDESLPLENREKLDIGFKVFKLDSSNIKEWDTDTENLQQSLLDSIENIKSDRNTLDVLYEILLKYGLDLNIPIEENKDFYSIGGGSLLVSLNKEINNEVINSICEEYKKLQEIDKEFKTTIILRDNSFKDDEVKTNAIKKLEQVGISEIRSI; translated from the coding sequence ATGATATACATAGACCCGCCATATAATACGGGGAAAGACTTTGTATATAAAGATAACTTTAGAGCTAATATAGAGAATTATAAAAAAGTAACAGGGCAAGTAAGTGAAGAAGGAACTAAGCTAACAACAAATACAGATACAGATGGAAGATATCATTCAAATTGGTTAAATATGATGTATCCAAGATTAAAGTTAGCAAGAAATCTACTAACAGATGATGGAGTAATATTTATCTCAATAGATGATAGTGAACAAGCCAACTTAAAGAAATTATGTGATGAAATATTTGGTGAAGAAAATTTTGTAGCTGATTTTATAAGAAAAGGTTTTGGTGGAAGACAAGATAGCCAATATTATGCGGTAATTCATGAATATGTGCTTTGCTATGTAAAGAATAAAAGTTTTTTTGTTTCTGGAAAAATTATAAAAAAAGATGAGAAATATCCATTTTATGATGAGAAAAAAAATAAATTTTATAAAGTACAGTTATTGAGAAAATGGGGAGAAAATAGTAAAAGGCAAGATAGACCAAATTTATATTATTCTATTATGGATCCTGATGGAAATGAACATTATCCAAAACTATCTGAAAGTGAAGATGGATGTTGGCGTTGGGGAAAAGAAAAAATGCAAGAAAGTATAAAAAATGGATTTATTGAGTTTAAAAAAAGAGATAAAGAATGGGTTGCTTATGAGAAAATTTTTGAACCAATATTAGGTGAAGAAAAAACACAATTATATACCACAATTATTGAAAATATAAGTAACAATACAGGAGCTTCTCTTTTAAAATTATTATTTGAAGAGAAAATTTTTAATTATCCAAAACCTGTAGATTTAATTAAAAATTTATTATTAATAGGTGGAATTAACAAAAATTCCATTATTTTAGATTTCTTCTCAGGATCAGCGACAACAGCTCATTCAGTAATGCAGTTGAACGCAGAGGATGGTGGAAATAGAAAATATATAATGGTACAACTACCTGAATTGTGTGATGAGGATTCAGAAGCTTATAAAGCAGGCTATAAAAATATATGTGAAATAGGAAAAGAAAGAATAAGAAGAGCAGGAGAAAAAATAAAATTAGATGAAAGCCTGCCATTAGAAAATAGAGAAAAATTAGATATAGGCTTTAAAGTATTTAAGTTAGATTCATCAAATATAAAAGAATGGGATACAGATACAGAGAACTTACAACAAAGTCTCTTAGATTCAATAGAAAATATAAAAAGTGATAGAAATACATTAGATGTTCTGTATGAAATTCTATTAAAATATGGACTAGACTTAAATATTCCAATAGAAGAAAATAAAGATTTTTATTCAATAGGTGGAGGAAGTCTGTTAGTAAGTTTAAATAAAGAAATAAATAATGAAGTAATAAATTCAATATGCGAAGAATATAAAAAATTACAAGAAATAGATAAAGAATTTAAGACAACAATAATCTTGAGAGATAATTCATTTAAAGATGATGAAGTTAAGACAAATGCAATAAAGAAGTTGGAACAAGTTGGAATAAGTGAAATTAGGAGTATATAA
- a CDS encoding DUF4391 domain-containing protein, which yields MEIFNLPNECKIDKNIPKEMIYKNAEANEKLKRVFIDNVEKIRFMYLLNFSNSNIQNYINDRERFEEIDFIKIILKEKGKENVISKLFHQLIPKSTVIILEFKTEILISTSNKKIEKERVIVEEVFNSNWIEIENKILEDLEYKKLNSTNLKVFYEDTIEKVRIINLSKKLNSESNIESENLELLEKINKEIEELKVLRKKETQLNRITEIQTKIVKKIKERDSILKK from the coding sequence ATGGAAATATTTAATCTGCCTAATGAATGTAAAATTGATAAAAATATACCTAAAGAAATGATATATAAAAATGCTGAAGCCAATGAGAAATTAAAAAGAGTTTTTATAGATAATGTTGAAAAAATAAGATTTATGTATCTATTAAATTTTTCTAATTCCAATATTCAAAACTATATAAATGATAGAGAAAGATTCGAAGAAATTGATTTCATTAAAATTATTCTTAAGGAAAAAGGAAAAGAAAATGTAATATCAAAATTATTTCATCAGCTTATTCCTAAGAGTACTGTTATCATACTAGAATTTAAAACTGAAATTTTAATATCTACAAGTAATAAAAAAATTGAAAAAGAAAGAGTAATTGTAGAGGAAGTTTTTAATAGCAATTGGATAGAAATAGAAAATAAAATATTGGAAGATTTAGAGTATAAAAAATTAAACTCAACAAATTTAAAGGTATTTTATGAAGATACTATTGAAAAAGTAAGAATTATAAATTTAAGTAAAAAATTAAATTCTGAAAGTAATATTGAAAGTGAAAATTTAGAGTTATTAGAAAAAATAAATAAAGAAATAGAAGAGTTAAAAGTTTTAAGAAAAAAGGAAACTCAATTAAATAGAATAACTGAAATTCAAACAAAAATAGTAAAAAAAATAAAAGAGAGAGATAGTATATTGAAAAAATAA